From the Lolium rigidum isolate FL_2022 chromosome 2, APGP_CSIRO_Lrig_0.1, whole genome shotgun sequence genome, one window contains:
- the LOC124692237 gene encoding protein FAR1-RELATED SEQUENCE 5-like, with translation MNTPDITRRLNQKQVAVGAQMQAADNLGEQVLGPVLVASNTCQGAVADLGWVAEVNQSGAELHVEKEPVGKQAIAEGGPQQTGENDQEQASNGIDTAAEGLLEDIILDEQSNFGEPTMQHAEAQDQLHDVTEVHEMPSNDTSSGSDSGSSSGSELDTELGKCFYPSFEALENSRPPEVGMKFPTLEDAERFYSTHALLTGFAVRRGSNYRRKKFHLQCNRSGKLKPTQDLQRKRKLNVLGSQCQAKVIVKLHQEQWEITGVKHEHNHPLCPRRSLTRFFLDHKYLSSEEKSFLGVLQQSRVNPRKAMKIFRRMRSNFGNTPSSKEKDVHNLQCVEQWRKENSDVETALKRFKELELRNLGFSYTMQTDEDTIVRSLFWTDGRSRVDYEIFGDFVSFDTTYSTNRHNMPFTPIIGMNNHGRTLLFGCALLQDQKAETFKWMIQTFLHVMGGKMPRAIITDQNEGMTEAIAEVMPQVRHRFCKLNVMRKADEMLGAFMAARGDISAELHSLVDNPMTQKEFEEGWSVLIDRYDASENEYLRLLWETRKSWVPVYFRADFYPFVESAVHGEGTNLLFRDNVLPKDRIEKFIEQYERMQENIVKTEEEDTLQSATEPAYFSMQPIEKHAAHVYTRQIFLKVQKELYYSTALNVHEIQGGSMYRLEKVSNYENPEFDRNSFEVLVEAGTHAFRCQCAKFIRDGILCCHIFRVFTQLGVNEIPAQYIVPRWTRKFREEQLKDYEERCLKKTENKRRYAMLLRKMAGIGKGICVDGAKSSCFMLELDNIQEKLATDGRRKSRK, from the exons ATGAACACCCCTGATATTACAAG GCGCCTAAATCAGAAACAGGTAGCTGTTGGTGCACAGATGCAGGCAGCAGATAATCTCGGGGAACAAGTGCTGGGGCCTGTTCTTGTTGCAAGCAATACTTGTCAA GGTGCCGTGGCTGATCTAGGTTGGGTCGCCGAAGTGAACCAGTCAGGGGCAGAGCTGCACGTAGAAAAG GAACCTGTTGGCAAACAAGCAATAGCAGAAGGAGGTCCGCAGCAGACTGGTGAAAATGATCAG GAACAAGCATCAAATGGCATTGACACAGCTGCAGAAGGACTTTTGGAAGATATTATATTGGATGAACAATCCAACTTTGGGGAACCTACAATGCAGCACGCTGAAGCACAAGATCAGTTACATGATGTTACAGAAGTGCATGAAATGCCTAGCAACGATACAAGCAGTGGAAGCGATTCAGGCAGCAGTTCAGGGAGCGAGTTAGATACTGAACTGGGGAAATGCTTTTACCCTAGTTTTGAGGCATTGGAAAATTCAAGACCACCAGAAGTTGGAATGAAATTTCCGACCCTTGAAGACGCAGAACGATTCTATAGCACACATGCCCTGTTAACTGGTTTTGCAGTAAGGAGGGGATCAAACTACAGGAGAAAGAAGTTTCATCTACAATGCAACCGAAGTGGCAAACTAAAGCCAACCCAGGACTTGCAGAGGAAGAGGAAGCTTAATGTATTGGGGTCACAATGCCAAGCAAAGGTGATAGTGAAGCTCCACCAGGAGCAATGGGAGATCACAGGAGTTAAGCATGAACACAACCATCCATTATGTCCACGCCGATCACTCACAAGATTCTTTCTGGACCACAAATACTTGTCAAGTGAAGAAAAGTCATTTCTAGGAGTTCTCCAACAAAGCAGGGTAAATCCAAGGAAAGCTATGAAGATTTTCAGGAGAATGAGAAGCAACTTCGGAAACACACCATCATCAAAAGAGAAAGATGTGCACAATCTACAGTGTGTAGAACAATGGAGAAAAGAAAACTCAGATGTTGAGACGGCACTGAAGCGTTTCAAAGAACTCGAGCTGCGGAACCTAGGTTTTTCCTATACGATGCAGACAGATGAAGATACCATAGTAAGGAGTCTTTTCTGGACTGATGGGAGGTCGAGGGTCGATTATGAGATTTTTGGAGATTTTGTATCGTTTGATACTACCTATAGCACTAATAGGCATAATATGCCTTTCACCCCTATTATTGGAATGAATAATCATGGGCGAACTCTTTTGTTTGGATGTGCATTGCTACAAGATCAGAAAGCTGAAACCTTCAAATGGATGATCCAAACATTCTTGCATGTGATGGGAGGGAAAATGCCAAGAGCAATCATAACAGACCAAAATGAAGGTATGACAGAAGCAATCGCAGAGGTCATGCCACAAGTAAGGCACAGGTTTTGCAAGTTGAATGTGATGCGGAAAGCAGATGAAATGCTAGGAGCCTTCATGGCAGCAAGGGGCGACATTAGTGCAGAGCTGCACAGCCTAGTAGACAACCCAATGACACAAAAGGAATTTGAAGAAGGATGGTCTGTGCTCATTGATAGATACGACGCAAGTGAAAATGAGTACCTACGACTCTTGTGGGAAACAAGGAAAAGCTGGGTTCCTGTTTATTTCCGAGCAGATTTCTATCCATTCGTCGAATCAGCTGTACATGGTGAAGGGACAAACTTACTATTCAGAGACAATGTGCTTCCTAAGGACAGAATTGAGAAGTTTATTGAACAATATGAGAGGATGCAGGAGAACATAGTAAAAACAGAGGAAGAGGACACGTTGCAATCAGCAACTGAACCAGCATACTTCTCCATGCAGCCAATAGAAAAGCATGCAGCACACGTATACACAAGGCAAATATTTCTGAAAGTACAGAAAGAACTGTACTATTCTACAGCACTCAACGTGCACGAGATACAAGGGGGATCAATGTACAGACTCGAAAAGGTCTCCAACTATGAGAACCCGGAGTTTGATAGAAATTCTTTCGAAGTGCTAGTTGAAGCTGGCACACATGCATTCAGATGCCAATGTGCAAAGTTTATTAGGGATGGGATTTTGTGTTGCCACATATTCAGAGTTTTCACACAACTCGGAGTCAATGAAATACCAGCGCAGTACATAGTGCCCAGATGGACCCGTAAGTTCAGAGAGGAGCAGCTGAAAGACTACGAGGAAAGATGCttgaagaaaacagaaaataaaaggagATATGCTATGTTGTTGCGTAAAATGGCAGGCATCGGCAAGGGAATATGCGTTGATGGCGCAAAATCTAGTTGCTTCATGCTCGAGTTAGATAACATTCAAGAAAAATTGGCAACTGACGGCAGAAGAAAATCCCGGAAATAA